The Sulfurovum riftiae genome segment TTCTGTAGTAACATCTCTTGGTGCAGGACCAGTTCCACCTGTCGTAACGATGAGATCGCAGTTCTCATCACGGGAGAGTTTTATAAGTGTCGTCTCAATGATGCTCTGCTCATCGGGAATACATCTGTACTCATACTCACACTCATTCAAAAGATACTCTTTCATCGTATCCATGATCGCTACACCGGAGATATCTTCATAGATCCCCTGTGAAGCCCTGTCGCTTGTTGTTACTACACCAATTTTGATTTTATCCATTTAATTGTCCTAAAAAAATTTGAAACACTATATCTTAAAATCGTTAATAAAACTCTTTAACGCCTATCCGATCTTCAGCAGGATACTGTCCAGCATTGAAGTACTCAGCAGACGTTTCAAATACCCCAGCAGATAGGTGGCTTTGGTAATGTAGTATCGCGGCTTCGGCTTCTCTGCCAGTACGATCCTGTGTACCACTTTTGCAACAGCGACAGCCTCCTCATTGAAAGGTACTTTGCTTTTGTCGGCACTGAGACTTTTTTGGTACTTCTGACTGAAGACCGAATGTTCTATATCTACATTCTCTCTGAGCTTTTGCATGGCATTTTCCCTGAAATGGCTGGTGATCGGTCCGGTATTGAGCAGTACAGGGTATATGCCGCTACCTTTGAGTTCCAGGCGCAGGGTATCGGTCAGACCTTCTATGGCGTATTTACTGGCATTGTATGCACCCCTTCCGAAAAGCGAGATGAGCCCCAGCACGGAAGAGTGCTGTATGATCTTCCCGTAGCCCTGCTCTCTCATAACAGGAATGATCTGCCGTGTACATTCGTGCAGGCCGAAGACATTGGTCTCGAACTGCTCTCTTAGTACATCAGTTCTGACATCTTCGATGGCACCGGGCTGTCCGTAGCCTGCATTGTTGAACCAGGCATCGATGCACCCTTCTCTTTCGAGGACAGTCTCGATGACCGCTTTGATCTGCTCAGGTTTTCTTACGTCGAGCTGCATAGCATGTTCAAAGCCCAGAGCGTGAAGCCTTTCTACGTCTTTTGGGTCTCTTGCCGTCGGATAGACCGTAATGAACTTCTCTTTCAGATAGATGGCCGTTTCCAGCCCGATACCGGTACTGCACCCCGTAATGACGATATTTGACATGGAAAAATCCTTGAATTTCTTCCTATTAGTATAGTATTTAAGCTATAATATAAGTATGAAATCCCGTTTTATAAAGAAATTTTTAGCATCATTGTTCTTGGCAGCCACTTTTTTGGGTGCTGTGCATCACCATGATGATACGGGAATCCACCATGACTGTCCAATATATATTCTTAATGCCGGTATAGTCTCCCCAGACCTTCCTCGCGACACACTGCTCGGTGAGATCGAGACCGTTTATCGGGTACTCTTGCTGCCTGTACCGAGCTATGCTGAAAAAAGAGTCTATACCACTTACTTCGGCAGGGCTCCACCACACTTCTCCTGATAGATCACTTTACAAAACAACCATTATTACCACGGAATATGTCTTGGAGAACGTTGGTTCCTCTTACTTATAGTAATAGAAGACCGTTCTACTCTGCATACCCAGGGACCATTATCAATATTTCAGGAGAACCCAATGAAAAAAACATTCATCTTCTCGATCGCTGTGGCAAGTTTTCTCTTTGCCGACAGTGACATAGAAGAGTTAAAAAAGCTTGTCATGGAGCAACAGAAGACCATACAGGCGTTACAGACCAGAGTCAATGCACTTGAATCAAAAGAGACAAAGAAAGTTGCCTCTGCACAGAACGTTTCGCAAGAGAGCAACCAGGAGAATGTGGTAACACAGAAGAAAAGTACGGCAACTGTCCATACTGCAAGTAAAAAGAGAGAACAGGCCGTACCTCAGGCAAAGAAAACAGTGCAGGAAGATATGGTTCAGGATGAATATGCACAATACAAGACAGAGACAAGAAATGTGCATGGTGAATACGATGCATACGGTACGTCAGATACACAGGACAGTTCATCGAGCTTCAACCAGAGTGCTTTTCTGCCCGGCATTGCACTCATAGGAAACATGTCGGCTGTCAGCAGGAACATCTCCAATGACCTCTACAGCACCTATACGATCCCGGGGTTCATCGGCCAACCGCAGGATGAACTCCCCTTTAACGAAAAACGGGGATTCAACCTCAATTATGGCGAACTCGAGATCTTTTCGACCGTTGGGCCGTATTTGGATATGTTCAGCGCATTTCACATTGCAAAAGACGGCATAGAGATCGGTGAACTCTACGGTACTACCAGAACATTGCCTTATGGACTGAGACTAAAAGGCGGTAAATTCAAAAGTGAATTCGGCCGTATCAACAGTAAACACCAGCATGCATGGAGCTTTTCAAGTATTCCTCTGGTCTTCGAGTCCTTTTTCGGACAGGAGGGCCTGTGTGATGAAGGTGCACAGCTGCAGTGGGTCGCACCGACAGATTTCTACCTGATGGCAGGTATAGAAGCGATGCAGGGCAGCAATGAATACAGTTTTGGAGATACGGACGGGGTCAACCAGATGGTCGCCTACCTCAAGACCGCTGTCGACCTTACCGACATGACCACACTGCTTGGCGGTGTGACCTACATGCAGGGCAAGAACGATTTTGGCGATACAAAGATCTATGGTGCCGACCTGACGCTCAGGACCAGCTTTGACAGTTACAGCAGCCTCAAATGGCAGAACGAACTGCTTTACAGGGAAAAACCGCTTGAAGACGGTACGGTTGCTGACCAGACAGGTCTCTACAGTGAGCTGATCTATGAGCATAACCAGAACTGGTCGGGAGGTGTACGCTACGATACACTCTTCAAGAATATACCGGGTGAGCCGGAGCCGCTTGACCGGTATACCGCCATGATCATGTATAGACCTTTCGAGTTCACCAAACTTCGCTTGCAGTATACCTACGACAAGTCCAAATATTTTGCCGGTGAGCAGAAGAATATGCAGGAGATACTGCTCGACCTGACATTTGAAGCCGGCGCACATGGCGCACATGCATTTTAAGGAGTGAAAATGAAAAAGATCTTTATACTTACCCTGCTTTTATCCGCCTCTCTCTTCGCCAAGATCAATGTGGTAACAAGTTACCCCTACCTGGCGAAGATCACCGAAAAGATAGGTGGGTCCTCCGTCCATGTCACGGCACTTGCTTCGGCAAGAATGGACCCGCACTTCATTGTGCCCAAGCCCTCGCTCATTCCAAAACTGAGCCGTGCCAACCTGCTCATCATCAACGGTGCGGGACTGGAGATAGGCTGGCTGCCGCCGCTGCTCAAGAGAGCCAACAATGCCGCGATCAACCCCGGTGCTAACGGCTTTGCCGATGCCAGCAAAGCAGTCCGTCTCATAGACAGGCCCAAAACAATTTCCCGTGCTTACGGCGATGTGCATCCGGACGGAAATCCGCACTTTATTCTCGACCCACACAATGTCATCCCTATAGCCAAACTGATCGCCAAGAAACTCTCTCATGTCGATCCGGCGCACAAGGCACTGTACCAGAAGAACCTTTCGCTCTTTATACGGCAATGGCACGCTTTTCTCGGGCAGTTCGATGCCCAGATGCGTACCTGTAAAGGGAAAAAAGTGGTACAGTACCATGAACTCTACAATTACCTTCTGAAGCGCTACGGTATCCGCTCTATGGCGACACTTGAACCGCTTCCCGGTATTTCACCCAGTTCAAAGCATACGATGAAGGTCATCGGTATTATCCGGACCAATCATATCGGGACCATTCTTCAGGACCCTTACCATGAAAAGAAGACGGCCCGTTTCATTGCGAAGAAAACCGGTGCCAAGGTCATTACCCTGCCACAGGATACCGGCGCGGTCAAAGGCACAGGCAGTCTTGAAAGTTTCTACCGTACCATAAGTAAAAGATTATGTCACTGATCGAACTTCTCTGGCCGGCTTTCATCCTCTCGGTACTGCTGGTCTTTATACATACGGTATTTGGTCTTGAGATCATCCGCAGGGGTGTTATTTTCACTGATCTCGCCATCGGGCAGTTCGCTGCGGTCGGACTGGCTGTCAGTGTGGCACTGCTTGATGGCGCGTTCCAGATATTCTGGACACTTGGTTTTGCCCTTCTGGCAGCAGTCATCATAGCATTCGCTTCACGCCGGGTAGAACATGTCGAAGCGTTCATCGGTCTTCTCTATGCACTGGGTATGGCTTCCATGATGCTCATACTGGCACAAAGCAGCGAGGGAATGGAGCTTTTCAACAAGCTGAATGCAGCCGATATACTCTTCACTCTGCCCGAAGATCTGCTGAGTGCATTCCTGCTTTATGGTGTCATAGCACTCATTATGTTCTACCTTTACCCCAGGATATCGGGGATCGCCAAAGAGTTGGTCTTCTTCTCGGCATTGGCCCTGACCGTTACCTCTTCCGTACAGAGTGCCGGAGTACTTGTGGTTTTCTCCCTGCTGGTAGCGCCCTCTTATGCCGCGCTGACACAGACACGGTTCAAACCGCTTTACTTCGCCTGGGGGTTCGGTTCTGCAGCCATCATCACTGCATTGCTCTTCTCCTACTATCTGGATCTGCCCACCGGATACTCTATTATCTTCTGTATCGTCGGTTCGTCACTGGTGTACGTTCTGTTTCGAAACATGCTTGCAAAGAAGTGATCGGGAGAGTGGTCTGAAAGGCGGAGTATCTGCCCTCCGCTCTTTTATGCTACAATACCTCCATGATTGAAAAACTACGGAACAACGACTTCTCTCTGGTACTCTCCGGCGGTGGTGCACTGGGGATCTCACACCTGGGCATACTGCATGACCTGGAAAAAGAAAGCGTCTACCCTTCCGAGATCGTCGGAACGAGTATGGGCGGCATTGTCGGTGCCTGTGTGGCCATAGGGATGCAGGAAGCAGAGATCTATGAACAGATCAAAAAGTTCAGCAATCTTTTCAACTGGATGAAGTTCTCCTTCTCGGGCAATGCCATGATAGACAATGAAAAGATCGCATTGATCTTCGAGACGCTTTTTGGCAACAGGAAGATGAAAGAAACAGATATTCCCCTCAAACTCATCGCCACGAACCTTCTCAACGGACACAAGCGTGTTTTTACGGCAGAAGATGACGTACTGATAAAGGATGCCATTCTCTGTACAATGGCCATACCGGGTATTTTTGAAGAGCATATTGTGGACGGGGAGGTCTACGGAGACGGTTTTCTGTGTGAGAACCTGGGGGTAAGAGAAGCTTCCTTCAAGACTGTTCTGGCCGTAGATGTCCTGGGTGAGAACTCTTTTGAAAAAGAGATGCCCGACAGCTTCTTCAAAACAGCCAACATGATGGAGATGTTCGAAAAGTCCGTCCGTCTGCTTATCTACAACCAGAGCCGGTCGCATATTGCCTGTTCCACGAAAGAGATACTGCTCATCGAGCCTGAGACCAAGGGTTACAAGACCTTCCATTTCCACAAATACGAAGAGATACGGAAAATCGGGCTTGGGCTATTGAAATGAAAAAAACCTACTCGATACTTCTGGTCATACTGCAGTTTGGAACCATCGGGGTCATGCTGTTGCTTGCGAACTACCGTTTTGACCTTCTCTCGCTCATCGTATTTCTTGCGGGGGTCATTGTCGGTATATGGGCGCTCATGCATAACAGACTGGGCAACTTCAACATCGAACCCGAACTCAAAGAGAATTGCAAACTCATCACAACGGGCATCTACAAGTGGATACGCCATCCTATGTATGCCTCGGTCACATTGATGATGCTTGGTGTCACGCTTATGGACCCCAGAGCGGTTCTCTGGCTGCTTTGGCTCTTTCTTGTCAATGTACTGCTGCTTAAAGCGCAGAGAGAAGAGTCTCTTTGGATCTCACATGATCCCTGTTATCATGCGTATATGAAAAATACGAAATATTTTATACCATATATTTTATAATATGAATGGAGTTACCGATGATCACTGACGGTTTCAGTTACCTTGCCGTACTTATGGCAATCTCTGCTTTCATTGTCTTTGCCGAGCAGAAGACAAAGGCAAAGCTCTTCGAATATCTGCCTGCCATCGTCATTATCTATTTTGTGGTCATGCTGCTCTCGACCGTTGGGCTCTGGCAAAAGAGTGAATCAGTCACCGCTACCTACAAAACCCTCAAGAGCGACCTGCTGCCTGCAATGATCTTTCTCATGCTCCTCAATGCCGACATGCGCGAGATAGTGAAACTCGGAAAGAAGATGCTGCTGACCTTTCTGCTTGCCTCGACAAGTATCGCCATCGGTTTCATAGGCATGTTCACCCTCTTCCACTCCTCTTTTGCACCAAATGCATGGAAGGCCTTTGCCGCACTGACAGGGTCATGGATGGGCGGTACAGGCAATATGGTGGCCATTCAGGGTGCCCTGGACCTGCCAGATGCCGCATTGGGCTACACACTGCTCATAGACTCCATCGATTATGCCATCTGGGTGATGATCTTGCTGGCGCTGGTGCCTTTTGCCAAACGTTTCAATGCATGGAGCAAAGCAGATACCTCCGTCATAGACAAGGTAGGAGAGCGTCTGGCACTGAAAGATGCTGCCAGGAGCCCCATGGACTTCGCCTCGCTCTTCCTGCTGCTTGGTTCAGCACTGCTTGTCTCGGCACTTTCCCAGTATATGGCAGCTTTGCTTCCCACGACCGATTTCCTGACGAAAACGACCTGGGTGGTCATCATCGCTACGCTTGCAGGCATGTTCTTTGCCATGACACCGCTTGCAAAACGCTCCGGAGCTTCCGAACTGGCGAACATCATGCTCTATCTCATCGTGGCGCTCATCGCTTCGCGTGCCAATTTCGCCGAACTGACAGAGGCACCGCTCTACATTCTGGCAGGGTTCGTCATTATTGCCATCCATGCAGCCATTATGATACTCTTTGCCAAGCTCTTCAGGCTTGACCTCTTCTCTCTGGGGGTGGCATCACTGGCGAACATAGGCGGTGTTGCTTCTGCACCCATACTGGCTTCAGCCTACTCCAAAGCACTCATCCCCATAGGAGTACTCATGGCGATGATGGGATACATACTTGGGACGTTCGGGGGATTGATGGTAGGAAAGATCCTCGAGATGATCGCAGCCTGAACAGCCGGATCATCTGCTTTTATGCATTCTCTTCAGCTGCTGCTACCCACGCTTTTGCTTCTTCGAACCGGGCAAAAGGAAAAACTTTGATCTCGGCATCGATGAACGGTGCCGCAATGGCTTTGGAGTAGTCTATCACGGCAGTATCTGTCGCAAAAGCAAGACGTTTGATCTTCTTGTGGTGGTTCTTAATGAACGTGATGTGCCTGCTCAGTGCCGCAAAATCCTCCCAGCCCGGAAAGGATTCTGCAGAGATAACGATGCCGTTGAGCTTCCCCTTCTCTTCTATGAACGGATCGATAACCTTGACCGCATTGTCAAAGTCCTCCTTACTCAATGCCCCGTCAGGCTCCAGTACTGCCAGTGCATTCTCTCTGTCTAAGGTGACATGCAACATGATAAAACTCCTTTTATGCTTTGTGTATTTCAATTATACCTCTGTAAAGTTAACCGATAGAGGTTATTAGTTACTACATAGATTCTTAAGTTTGTAGTAACTAATAATAAATTACTACAAACCACTTGACATTATGTAGTAACTATTGTATACTATGCCCAGAAGATGAAGATATTCTTATCTTCCGAATGTGTATTTTTACACAACAGAGAATGGAGGGGACCATGCCTATCAGAGCGATCAACGACAAGCACTACCGCGGTATAAGCGAACTTTACCGCAAGTCTGACGGTGTGGTCACAGGTTACTACATCACCTATAGGGATGCAGAAGGCAAACCTGTCAAACGTAGAGTCGATGCTGACACCAGAGACGAGGCCCTGCATAGACTGCATGAGATAAAGCAGGAGATCGACCTGCTAAAAAAGGAGAAGACAATGAGTGCTGTTCTGCCCGGACCGGTAAAGGATGTAGTAACGAAAACCCAAAAAAGAGGCACTGCTGCTGTAAGTGCTTCTGTCAAGACAATGCATGCGTATCAGGAGATGATCTCTGATTATAAGGGTATTGCTGTCGTATCTCTCATAGATATCATCGCTTTTGACGAGATCAATATCGCCTATGGGTATGAAACAGGTGCACGTATGGTCAAAGAGATGGAGGAACTCCTCAGGAACACACTTGAGGGAAGCGCACGGAAAGGAATTGATCCGGCTGCCTGTGAACTCTACCATATCTATGCCGGAAAATTCTGTCTCTTCATCAAAGAGGACCTCTCCCCTCTTCTGATCGACCTTTTGGTCAAAATACTTTTGAAAAAGGTCTCCGGATACAGGTTCGCTATCTCTCCAAAGAACCATATTCAGATCAATGCGGTATTCGGTGCGACGAAGAGCGGCAGCAAAGACCGCCTTCTTTATGCGGAAAAAGCGTTGCAGGAAGCCAAAAGTTCACACAACTGTTATATCTACCAGGATGCCTGTGCTTCGGACAGGAGCGGACATCTCTACGAAACACTGCTGGCAAACATCAACCACAGTAAGGTCACACCCTATTTTCAGGGTATCTTTGAAGCAGACAAAGCGGACCGCCCCTATAAGTTCGAAAGTCTTATGAGACTTGTCGATATGGATGGCAACATCATCTCACCTGTCGTTTTTCTGGAGAAATCCAAAGAATTTCGCCTCTATACACAGCTGATGGAACAGATGATCCAGAAGGTCCTTGACGTGGTCGTCGAGAATGATGTGCCGGTCACACTGAACCTTTCCTATATCGATATCAGCAACACAGAATTGTGTGATACATTGATCGAAAAGATCAGAAGCATGCAGATCGGCCACCGTTTGACGGTCGAGATCCTCGAAAGCGAGCAGATAGAGGACCTTGAGATGGTCAACGAGTTCATCTTTGCACTTAAAAAGAACGGGGTCTCCATCGCCATAGATGATTTCGGCAGCGGTTTTTCCAATTTTGACAATATCGCGAATCTCGATATAGACTATATCAAGCTTGACGGTTCTTTGATCTCGAAGATCCATGACAGGAGACACCGTATCATCCTTGAGAACATGGTCAATATCTGTCATGATCTCGGCATCAAGACCATTGCGGAATATATCAGCGATGAAAGCATTATGGAACTGGCAAAAAGTATCGGTGTCGACTACCTGCAGGGATATCATCTTCATATGCCCGAACATTGGGAATGCGTGGCAGAGACCTTCGGTATGAAAGGAGGCGAAAATGCATAAGA includes the following:
- a CDS encoding EAL domain-containing protein → MPIRAINDKHYRGISELYRKSDGVVTGYYITYRDAEGKPVKRRVDADTRDEALHRLHEIKQEIDLLKKEKTMSAVLPGPVKDVVTKTQKRGTAAVSASVKTMHAYQEMISDYKGIAVVSLIDIIAFDEINIAYGYETGARMVKEMEELLRNTLEGSARKGIDPAACELYHIYAGKFCLFIKEDLSPLLIDLLVKILLKKVSGYRFAISPKNHIQINAVFGATKSGSKDRLLYAEKALQEAKSSHNCYIYQDACASDRSGHLYETLLANINHSKVTPYFQGIFEADKADRPYKFESLMRLVDMDGNIISPVVFLEKSKEFRLYTQLMEQMIQKVLDVVVENDVPVTLNLSYIDISNTELCDTLIEKIRSMQIGHRLTVEILESEQIEDLEMVNEFIFALKKNGVSIAIDDFGSGFSNFDNIANLDIDYIKLDGSLISKIHDRRHRIILENMVNICHDLGIKTIAEYISDESIMELAKSIGVDYLQGYHLHMPEHWECVAETFGMKGGENA
- a CDS encoding metal ABC transporter substrate-binding protein, which translates into the protein MKKIFILTLLLSASLFAKINVVTSYPYLAKITEKIGGSSVHVTALASARMDPHFIVPKPSLIPKLSRANLLIINGAGLEIGWLPPLLKRANNAAINPGANGFADASKAVRLIDRPKTISRAYGDVHPDGNPHFILDPHNVIPIAKLIAKKLSHVDPAHKALYQKNLSLFIRQWHAFLGQFDAQMRTCKGKKVVQYHELYNYLLKRYGIRSMATLEPLPGISPSSKHTMKVIGIIRTNHIGTILQDPYHEKKTARFIAKKTGAKVITLPQDTGAVKGTGSLESFYRTISKRLCH
- a CDS encoding SDR family NAD(P)-dependent oxidoreductase codes for the protein MSNIVITGCSTGIGLETAIYLKEKFITVYPTARDPKDVERLHALGFEHAMQLDVRKPEQIKAVIETVLEREGCIDAWFNNAGYGQPGAIEDVRTDVLREQFETNVFGLHECTRQIIPVMREQGYGKIIQHSSVLGLISLFGRGAYNASKYAIEGLTDTLRLELKGSGIYPVLLNTGPITSHFRENAMQKLRENVDIEHSVFSQKYQKSLSADKSKVPFNEEAVAVAKVVHRIVLAEKPKPRYYITKATYLLGYLKRLLSTSMLDSILLKIG
- a CDS encoding STAS/SEC14 domain-containing protein; the protein is MLHVTLDRENALAVLEPDGALSKEDFDNAVKVIDPFIEEKGKLNGIVISAESFPGWEDFAALSRHITFIKNHHKKIKRLAFATDTAVIDYSKAIAAPFIDAEIKVFPFARFEEAKAWVAAAEENA
- a CDS encoding DUF819 domain-containing protein, encoding MELPMITDGFSYLAVLMAISAFIVFAEQKTKAKLFEYLPAIVIIYFVVMLLSTVGLWQKSESVTATYKTLKSDLLPAMIFLMLLNADMREIVKLGKKMLLTFLLASTSIAIGFIGMFTLFHSSFAPNAWKAFAALTGSWMGGTGNMVAIQGALDLPDAALGYTLLIDSIDYAIWVMILLALVPFAKRFNAWSKADTSVIDKVGERLALKDAARSPMDFASLFLLLGSALLVSALSQYMAALLPTTDFLTKTTWVVIIATLAGMFFAMTPLAKRSGASELANIMLYLIVALIASRANFAELTEAPLYILAGFVIIAIHAAIMILFAKLFRLDLFSLGVASLANIGGVASAPILASAYSKALIPIGVLMAMMGYILGTFGGLMVGKILEMIAA
- a CDS encoding patatin-like phospholipase family protein; its protein translation is MIEKLRNNDFSLVLSGGGALGISHLGILHDLEKESVYPSEIVGTSMGGIVGACVAIGMQEAEIYEQIKKFSNLFNWMKFSFSGNAMIDNEKIALIFETLFGNRKMKETDIPLKLIATNLLNGHKRVFTAEDDVLIKDAILCTMAIPGIFEEHIVDGEVYGDGFLCENLGVREASFKTVLAVDVLGENSFEKEMPDSFFKTANMMEMFEKSVRLLIYNQSRSHIACSTKEILLIEPETKGYKTFHFHKYEEIRKIGLGLLK
- a CDS encoding metal ABC transporter permease, with the protein product MSLIELLWPAFILSVLLVFIHTVFGLEIIRRGVIFTDLAIGQFAAVGLAVSVALLDGAFQIFWTLGFALLAAVIIAFASRRVEHVEAFIGLLYALGMASMMLILAQSSEGMELFNKLNAADILFTLPEDLLSAFLLYGVIALIMFYLYPRISGIAKELVFFSALALTVTSSVQSAGVLVVFSLLVAPSYAALTQTRFKPLYFAWGFGSAAIITALLFSYYLDLPTGYSIIFCIVGSSLVYVLFRNMLAKK
- a CDS encoding methyltransferase family protein: MKKTYSILLVILQFGTIGVMLLLANYRFDLLSLIVFLAGVIVGIWALMHNRLGNFNIEPELKENCKLITTGIYKWIRHPMYASVTLMMLGVTLMDPRAVLWLLWLFLVNVLLLKAQREESLWISHDPCYHAYMKNTKYFIPYIL